Part of the bacterium genome is shown below.
CTGGAGGTACCTTCAACCCCCGCGGGTATTAACCGCGGGTATTTATTCCCTCCTGACAGAGCTTTACGACCCTAAGGCCTTCATCGCTCACGCGGCGTCGCTCGGTCAGGCTTTCGCCCATTGCCGAAGCTTCTCGACTGCTGCCTCCCGTAGGAGTCTGGGCCGTATCTCAGTCCCAGTGAGGCCGGACACCCTCTCAGGCCGGCTACCCATCGTCGCCTTGGTGGGCCATTACCCCGCCAACTAGCTAATGGGACGCGGGACCATCCTTCAGTGACAGCTTGCAAGCAGAGGCCATCTTTCAGCCGGCCACCATGCGGTCGCCGGATCGTATGCGGTATTAGCAGTTCGTTAGAACTGTTGTCCCCCGCTGAAGGGTAGGTTTCCCACGCGTTACTCTCCCGTTCGCCACTTTACTCATCCCCCGAAGGGAACTTTCTCGTTCGACTTGCATGCCTAATCCACGCCGCCAACGTTCGTTCTGAGCCAGGATCAAACTCTCCGTTGTAAAAATATACAACAGGAATCGTTTCCTGTTTTTCGCAAGACAAGACGTGATGGATCCGAGGATCCGACACGTCCGACTCGGAATCGTCGGGAATGTCTCGTACGCTATTCTGTTGTCAAAGAGCCGACCCAGGCGCAAGGCGCTGGCCGTGCCCATTTATGGGCCGACGGCAGAATGTATCCGAGTGCTGCGAAGTTGTCAAGTGTCTTTCGTAAAAAACTTTGACCGCTTCCGACCCGTTCTGCCAAACCCTCCGGAGGCACCCCCGGACCCGCACCTATCGGCTTGCGCCGCAATCGGTACGGGCGCGCAATCTAGCTTTGACCCATCCCGTTGTCAAAGGAATAATCCGCGAATGGCGAAATAACCGCGAAATGCCGGTTAAAGCTCCGCAACCGCCTTCCCTGCTTGTTCCTGGGCGTCGACTGCGCTAGGGTTCGCTCCATGAAAAACCTCCTGGAAGGCTCCATCTCGCCGCGCCGCGTCCGCGTCGCGCTGATCGCCGTGGCCGGCCTGCTGCTGCTGGGCGTGGGCGCGGGGCTCACCGCCGTGCGCCGCCTCTCGCGCGACCTGCCGTCGCCCGAGCGCATCCTGACCATCGAGCCCGCGCGCAAGACGCTCGTGCTCGGGGCCGACGGCAGCGTCATCCACGAGTTCTTCGTGGAGAACCGCACGATCGTGACGCTGGACCGCATCCCCCGCCGCCTGCAGGAGGCGGTGGTCGCCATCGAGGACCGCCGCTTCTACACCCACTACGGCCTGGACATGAAGCGCTTCGTCAAGATCGTCTGGGTCAACCTGACCTCGTCGTCGAGCCCCGGCGCCAGCACCATCACGCAGCAGCTGGCCCGCAACCTCTTCCTGACGCTCGACAAGACGGTGACCCGCAAGGTCAAGGAGATGATCCTCGCCCTGCAGCTGGAGCAGACGTACAGCAAGGACGAGATCCTGGCGATGTACCTCAACCAGGTGAACTTCGGCAGCGGCGCCTACGGCGTCCAGTCGGCCTCGCGCACCTTCTTCGGCAAGGACGTGTGGGACCTCGAGGACGGCGAGTCCACGATGCTCGCCGGCATGATCCAGCTGCCGGAGGCCTACTCCCCCCTGCACAACCTGGAGCGCGCCTACCGCCGCCGCACGACGGTGCTGGAATCCATGGTCGCCACCGGCGCCTTGAGCCGCGACGAGGCGCGGAGCATCAACCAGGTGCGGGTCGTCGTCCGCGACGGCCGCCGCCGCTCGACCACGCCCTCCTTCGCGCCCCACTTCGTCGAGGAGATCCGCCAGCACCTCGAAGCGCGCTACGGCTTCGAGGGTCTCTACACCGACGGGCTGCGCGTCACCACCACCCTGGTGCCGCGCTACCAGCACTGGCTGGAGGAAGCCGCCGCGAAGCACCTCGAGCGCTACGAGCAGGAGAGCCGCTACCCGATGACCAAGGCCCGCTTCGACGCGCTCGCCGCCGTCGGCAAGCGGCCCGCGCGCGTGGAGTACCTGATGGGCGCCTGCGTGCTGCTGGACACGCGCACCGGCGCGGTGCTGGCCCTCTACGGCAGCCGCGACTACGACGACTACCAGTTCAACCTGGCCATGCAGGCGCAGCGCCAGCCCGGCTCCATCTTCAAGCCCGTCGTCTACCTGACGGCGCTGACCCACGGCTACACGCCGTGCTCGATCCTGATGGACACGCCGGTCTCCCTGAACACCGGCGCGGGCTTCTGGCAGCCGCACAACTTCGACAACAAGTACCTGGGCCCGATCACGCTGCGCTACGGCCTGAGCCACTCGCGCAACGTCGTCGCGGCCAGGCTCATCGACGACGTGGGGGTCGTGCCGGTGATCGAGACCGCCCGCCGCCTCGGCATCACGAGCGAGCTGCCGCCGGTGCTCTCGCTGTCGCTGGGCGCGGGCGAGATCAACCTCGTCGAGATGGTCTCGGCCTACTCCTCCTTCGGCAACCACGGCGTGCGCGTCGAGCCCTACCTGATCACGCGCGTCGAAACCGCGGACGGCGAGGTCCTGGAGGAGGGCGGCGTGCGCCAGCGCGAGGTGCTGGACCCGGCCACGGCGTGGCTGATGGCCGACCTGATGACCTCGACGCTGACCGAGGGCACGGCGCGCGCGGCCCCCCGCTACGGCTTCACCAAGACCGCGGCGGGCAAGACCGGCACCTACAACGAGTACACCGACGCCTGGTTCGTGGGCTTCACGCCGAGCTTCGCCGCGGGCGTGTGGGTGGGCTTCGACACGAAGGTGAGCATGGGGCGGGCGGGCACCGGCGCGCACATGGCGCTGCCGATCTGGGCCGAGCTGATGGGCAAGGTCACGGCCGAGGGGCCGGACGAGCCGTTCCCGCGCCCCGAGGGGATCGTCCAGAAGCGCGTCTGCCTGCTCTCCGGGCTGCTGGCGACCACCGGCTGCGATTCGACGGCCGTGGAGTACTTCCTCGCCGCCGGCTTCCCGCGGCGCGCGTGCGACCGCCACGGCGGGGCCCTGCTGCGCCCGGTCGAGGGCTGGGTCGATCCGGCGCCGCGGGAGCTGCGCGACATCGAGCTGGAAGACGAGTTCTAGCGGCCGTCGGCGCCGGGCGCCGCATCCTCGATCCGGCCCAGGACCAGGGGCGGCGCCGCGGTCGGCGCCGCCGCGATCGCCAGGGCTTCACGCACCCTCTGCGCCGCGCGCGCGGCCGCCGCGGCGTCGCGGGCCCGGATCCAGGCCAGGGGCTGGCCGCGCGCGACGCGCTCCCCTCGCCGCACCAGGACGTCGATCCCCGCCTCGAGGTCCAGCGCGTCCGACACCTGCCGCCGCGCGCCGC
Proteins encoded:
- a CDS encoding PBP1A family penicillin-binding protein; the protein is MKNLLEGSISPRRVRVALIAVAGLLLLGVGAGLTAVRRLSRDLPSPERILTIEPARKTLVLGADGSVIHEFFVENRTIVTLDRIPRRLQEAVVAIEDRRFYTHYGLDMKRFVKIVWVNLTSSSSPGASTITQQLARNLFLTLDKTVTRKVKEMILALQLEQTYSKDEILAMYLNQVNFGSGAYGVQSASRTFFGKDVWDLEDGESTMLAGMIQLPEAYSPLHNLERAYRRRTTVLESMVATGALSRDEARSINQVRVVVRDGRRRSTTPSFAPHFVEEIRQHLEARYGFEGLYTDGLRVTTTLVPRYQHWLEEAAAKHLERYEQESRYPMTKARFDALAAVGKRPARVEYLMGACVLLDTRTGAVLALYGSRDYDDYQFNLAMQAQRQPGSIFKPVVYLTALTHGYTPCSILMDTPVSLNTGAGFWQPHNFDNKYLGPITLRYGLSHSRNVVAARLIDDVGVVPVIETARRLGITSELPPVLSLSLGAGEINLVEMVSAYSSFGNHGVRVEPYLITRVETADGEVLEEGGVRQREVLDPATAWLMADLMTSTLTEGTARAAPRYGFTKTAAGKTGTYNEYTDAWFVGFTPSFAAGVWVGFDTKVSMGRAGTGAHMALPIWAELMGKVTAEGPDEPFPRPEGIVQKRVCLLSGLLATTGCDSTAVEYFLAAGFPRRACDRHGGALLRPVEGWVDPAPRELRDIELEDEF